In one window of Nocardiopsis aegyptia DNA:
- a CDS encoding EamA family transporter, with product MIRSLTPSLRRAPDRVPAPVMLLIGMFTLHTGSALAVTAFAHASPATVTWLRLTWAALLLLALGGPSLWRAVRAASRRELGAVVILGTASAGMMLFYSEATARIELGTATSIEFLGTLVVAVAAMRRRRELVWIVAAVVGVVCLTRPWLGELDLVGVGFALAGAVCVVAYIVLTQRVGAGFSAVHGLALTMTVGALVSAPLGAPAAFAAPDPDLILFTLGIALLFPMVPFLLEMVALQRMSRTAYSTFSSMEPGASLIMGLVVIGQSPALVQVAGMALVVVAGVGATRGDSARPVVQEDPEPARRALGEPDAAAREPEPAPVPAGDRRPLATASARSGASSAAP from the coding sequence GTGATCCGCTCCCTGACTCCCTCACTCCGCCGTGCCCCCGACCGGGTTCCGGCGCCCGTCATGCTGCTCATCGGCATGTTCACCCTGCACACCGGCAGCGCGCTGGCGGTCACCGCCTTCGCCCATGCCAGCCCCGCCACGGTCACGTGGCTGCGGCTCACCTGGGCCGCGCTGCTCCTGCTCGCCCTGGGCGGGCCCTCGCTGTGGCGGGCGGTCCGCGCCGCGAGCCGGCGTGAGCTGGGAGCCGTGGTGATCCTGGGCACAGCGAGCGCGGGGATGATGCTGTTCTATTCCGAGGCGACGGCGCGGATCGAGCTCGGCACCGCCACCTCCATCGAGTTCCTCGGCACGCTCGTGGTGGCCGTCGCCGCCATGCGCCGCCGCCGGGAGCTCGTGTGGATCGTCGCCGCCGTCGTGGGCGTGGTCTGCCTCACCCGCCCCTGGCTGGGCGAACTCGACCTCGTGGGCGTGGGCTTCGCCCTGGCGGGCGCTGTGTGCGTGGTCGCCTACATCGTCCTCACCCAGAGGGTCGGTGCCGGGTTCTCGGCCGTGCACGGCCTGGCCCTGACGATGACCGTCGGTGCCCTGGTCTCCGCGCCCCTGGGCGCCCCGGCCGCGTTCGCCGCGCCCGACCCGGATCTGATCCTGTTCACCCTGGGCATCGCCCTGCTCTTCCCCATGGTGCCGTTCCTGCTGGAGATGGTGGCGCTGCAGCGGATGAGCCGCACCGCCTACAGCACCTTCTCCAGCATGGAGCCGGGGGCCAGCCTGATCATGGGCCTGGTCGTCATCGGCCAGTCGCCCGCCCTGGTCCAGGTCGCGGGGATGGCGTTGGTGGTCGTCGCGGGCGTGGGGGCCACGCGCGGGGACAGCGCCCGCCCGGTGGTGCAGGAGGACCCGGAGCCCGCGCGGCGGGCGCTCGGGGAACCGGACGCGGCGGCCCGCGAACCCGAACCGGCCCCGGTCCCGGCCGGTGACCGCCGCCCCCTGGCCACCGCCTCGGCCCGCTCCGGCGCGTCCAGCGCCGCACCGTGA
- a CDS encoding alpha-ketoglutarate-dependent dioxygenase AlkB family protein, translating into MSDALFGAPPVEVAPGAVHVPGWLAPDAQADLVRRCRDWSRGPAGMRRHTMPRGGVMSVAMTSLGWHWAPYSYSRTLPDGTPVRPFPDLLGDLAVRAVTAAYGTPPAADADPYDVALVNFYDADARMGMHQDRDERSPAPVVSLSLGDTCVFRFGNTETRTRPYTDVELRSGDLFVFGGPSRMAYHGVPRTRPGTAPPKLDLRGRLNITIRARGG; encoded by the coding sequence ATGAGCGACGCGTTGTTCGGGGCCCCGCCCGTGGAGGTGGCGCCCGGGGCCGTGCACGTGCCCGGCTGGCTCGCACCCGACGCCCAGGCCGACCTGGTCCGGCGCTGCCGCGACTGGTCCCGGGGCCCCGCCGGGATGCGCCGGCACACGATGCCGCGCGGTGGCGTGATGAGCGTGGCCATGACCAGCCTGGGCTGGCACTGGGCCCCCTACTCCTACAGCCGCACCCTGCCCGACGGCACCCCGGTCCGGCCCTTCCCCGACCTGCTCGGGGACCTGGCCGTCCGTGCCGTGACGGCCGCCTACGGCACCCCGCCCGCGGCCGACGCCGACCCCTACGACGTCGCCCTGGTCAACTTCTACGACGCCGACGCCCGGATGGGCATGCACCAGGACCGCGACGAGCGCTCACCCGCCCCGGTGGTCTCGCTCAGCCTCGGTGACACCTGCGTGTTCCGCTTCGGCAACACCGAGACCCGCACCCGCCCCTACACCGACGTCGAACTGCGCAGCGGTGACCTGTTCGTCTTCGGCGGCCCTTCGCGCATGGCCTACCACGGGGTCCCGCGTACCCGGCCGGGGACCGCGCCCCCAAAACTGGACCTGCGCGGGCGGCTCAACATCACGATTCGCGCCCGGGGCGGGTGA
- a CDS encoding magnesium and cobalt transport protein CorA: MTDAAPERVMALGSEAAAATAPAAPGTVRAVLYRDGRRERETATPDEARRALDADPGLVAWIALTEPDPDQVARAAHAFDLPRPAVEDVVVAHQRPKAERYREGLFLVLRPARYDTASETVRVGEIHAFTGHRFVLTVAHSDQGDTAAVRERLEEAPRLAAVGPLGVLYTVLDRVVDDYAPAVAELQDDIDEVEEQVLASDRDASRRTYRLSRQVIALQRAVDPLGEVLGDLLAGLERPETLGPGQPRPSGDHADHEAVHAYVRDVADHVTAVRERVDGFRQMLQNILTVNSSLVQQAQNEAMKKVSSWGGILVVPTLISSVYGMNIAPQRGFHWAFSWPLTLAAMTLASLTLYVVFKRNDWL; this comes from the coding sequence ATGACCGACGCCGCACCCGAACGCGTGATGGCCCTGGGGAGCGAGGCCGCCGCGGCCACGGCACCCGCCGCCCCGGGCACCGTGCGCGCCGTCCTCTACCGCGACGGCCGCCGCGAACGCGAGACCGCCACACCGGACGAGGCCCGCCGCGCCCTGGACGCCGACCCCGGGCTCGTGGCCTGGATCGCCCTGACCGAGCCCGATCCCGACCAGGTCGCCCGGGCCGCCCACGCGTTCGACCTGCCCCGGCCCGCGGTGGAGGACGTCGTCGTCGCCCACCAGCGTCCCAAGGCCGAGCGCTACCGCGAGGGCCTCTTCCTGGTCCTGCGGCCGGCGCGCTACGACACCGCGAGCGAGACCGTCCGGGTCGGCGAGATCCACGCCTTCACCGGCCACCGGTTCGTCCTCACCGTCGCGCACAGCGACCAGGGCGACACCGCCGCCGTGCGCGAGCGCCTGGAGGAGGCGCCGCGCCTGGCGGCCGTCGGTCCCCTGGGCGTGCTCTACACCGTCCTGGACCGGGTCGTGGACGACTACGCGCCCGCCGTCGCCGAGCTGCAGGACGACATCGACGAGGTCGAGGAACAGGTGCTGGCCTCCGACCGCGACGCCTCCCGCCGCACCTACCGGCTCTCCCGACAGGTCATCGCCCTCCAACGGGCGGTCGACCCGCTCGGCGAGGTCCTGGGCGACCTCCTGGCCGGACTGGAGCGCCCGGAGACCCTCGGGCCCGGCCAGCCGCGGCCCAGCGGCGACCACGCCGACCACGAGGCCGTGCACGCCTACGTGCGCGACGTCGCCGACCACGTCACGGCCGTGCGCGAACGCGTCGACGGCTTCCGCCAGATGCTGCAGAACATCCTGACGGTGAACAGCTCGCTCGTCCAGCAGGCCCAGAACGAGGCGATGAAGAAGGTCTCCTCCTGGGGCGGCATCCTGGTCGTGCCCACCCTCATCTCGTCCGTCTACGGGATGAACATCGCGCCCCAGCGCGGCTTCCACTGGGCGTTCAGCTGGCCGCTCACCCTGGCCGCGATGACACTGGCCAGCCTCACCCTCTACGTTGTGTTCAAGCGCAACGACTGGTTGTAG
- a CDS encoding methyltransferase, which translates to MTDDENAGRELIRLMTGPWVARSVAAAVRLGVVDRLAEGAADAGELAGALDLHTDRLDRLLRLLSAVDVVQSRSGRYELTGTGAGLHREHPSRLRDLVLLYDSAMFAEAWGSLEESVRTGRTAFEAAHGTDVFSYLSAHPREADLYSAGMAAGGRFGTVLPAVYDFADARVVADLGGGDGDLLATVLDHAPHLRGVLVERPAALPAARARLSGYLESGRATVVAGDFLESVPSGADVHLLSRVLHNWSDDEARAVLRRSRKALEPGGRVLILERILPDDGNPLLPTLFDVHMMVMTTGAERTEHQYEALLRDAGLTTERVADLSLEMRLLVAAPLPG; encoded by the coding sequence GTGACCGACGACGAGAACGCCGGCCGCGAACTGATCCGGCTGATGACCGGCCCCTGGGTGGCCCGCTCCGTGGCCGCCGCCGTGCGACTGGGCGTGGTCGACCGCCTGGCGGAGGGCGCGGCCGACGCGGGGGAGCTGGCCGGAGCGCTCGACCTGCACACCGACCGGCTGGACCGGCTGCTACGGCTGCTGAGCGCGGTCGACGTCGTCCAGTCCCGCTCGGGTCGGTACGAACTCACCGGTACCGGCGCCGGCCTGCACAGGGAACACCCCTCGCGCCTGCGCGACCTCGTGCTGCTCTACGACAGCGCCATGTTCGCGGAGGCCTGGGGGAGCCTGGAGGAGTCGGTGCGTACCGGGCGGACCGCGTTCGAGGCCGCCCACGGCACCGACGTCTTCTCCTACCTGTCCGCTCATCCGCGGGAGGCCGACCTCTACTCCGCCGGGATGGCGGCGGGCGGGCGGTTCGGCACGGTCCTGCCCGCCGTGTACGACTTCGCGGACGCCCGCGTGGTCGCCGACCTGGGCGGGGGCGACGGCGACCTGCTCGCCACCGTCCTGGACCACGCGCCGCACCTGCGCGGCGTGCTCGTGGAGCGGCCCGCGGCGCTCCCCGCGGCCCGCGCACGCCTGTCGGGGTACCTGGAGAGCGGGCGCGCCACGGTGGTGGCCGGCGACTTCCTGGAGTCCGTGCCCTCCGGGGCCGACGTCCACCTCCTCAGCCGCGTCCTGCACAACTGGTCCGACGACGAGGCCAGGGCGGTCCTGCGCCGCAGCCGGAAGGCGCTGGAGCCCGGCGGGCGCGTCCTCATCCTGGAAAGGATCCTGCCCGACGACGGCAATCCGCTGCTCCCGACCCTCTTCGACGTGCACATGATGGTCATGACCACCGGCGCCGAACGCACCGAGCACCAGTACGAGGCCCTGCTGCGCGACGCCGGGCTGACCACGGAACGCGTGGCCGACCTGTCCCTGGAGATGCGGCTGCTGGTGGCCGCCCCGCTGCCCGGCTGA
- a CDS encoding GH1 family beta-glucosidase — MTDPILPPGLLFGTATAAYQVEGAATEGGRGPSIWDTYSRTPGRVARGESGDVACDHYHRYAEDVALMADLGVDLYRFSVSWPRVLPTGSGPVNAEGLAFYDRLVDTVLEAGVEPALTLYHWDLPQALEDEGGWRVRDTAYRFAEYARVVADRLGDRVHRWITLNEPFCSAFVGHAVGRHAPGTREGRPALAAAHHLLLAHGLAVGELRAAGAAQVGITLNPDHLLPATDSEADRAAVERARTLHNRTWLDPILTGAYPDNEQETWPGLADGSYRMEGDLDTIARPLDFVGINYYRPIMLRDAPHTEPDPALRTAADIGTEQVPFEGVRHTTMGWPVVPHTFTDLLVDLKNRYPGLPPLLITENGSAEDDRPDADGRVHDADRVDYLRDHLTALAAAIEAGVDVRGYFVWSLLDNFEWAYGYDRRFGLVRVDYETLERHPKDSFRWYRDFLRDHRARRRPEADAR, encoded by the coding sequence ATGACCGACCCGATCCTGCCCCCCGGACTCCTCTTCGGTACCGCGACCGCCGCCTACCAGGTCGAGGGCGCGGCCACCGAGGGCGGTCGCGGCCCCTCCATCTGGGACACCTACTCCCGCACGCCCGGCCGCGTCGCCCGCGGCGAGAGCGGCGACGTGGCCTGCGACCACTACCACCGCTACGCCGAGGACGTGGCCCTCATGGCCGACCTGGGCGTGGACCTGTACCGGTTCTCTGTGTCCTGGCCGCGCGTGCTGCCCACCGGATCCGGGCCCGTCAACGCGGAGGGGCTGGCCTTCTACGACCGACTCGTGGACACCGTCCTGGAGGCAGGGGTCGAGCCCGCGCTGACGCTCTACCACTGGGACCTGCCCCAGGCCCTGGAGGACGAGGGCGGCTGGCGGGTGCGCGACACCGCGTACCGCTTCGCCGAGTACGCCCGCGTGGTCGCCGATCGTCTCGGGGACCGGGTGCACCGCTGGATCACGCTGAACGAGCCGTTCTGCTCGGCGTTCGTGGGCCACGCCGTGGGCCGACACGCGCCCGGCACCCGCGAGGGCCGCCCCGCGCTGGCCGCCGCCCACCACCTCCTGCTCGCCCACGGGCTGGCCGTGGGCGAGCTGCGGGCCGCCGGCGCCGCGCAGGTCGGCATCACCCTCAACCCCGACCACCTGCTGCCCGCCACCGACTCCGAGGCCGACCGGGCGGCGGTGGAGCGGGCGCGCACCCTGCACAACCGCACCTGGCTGGACCCCATCCTCACCGGCGCCTACCCCGACAACGAGCAGGAGACCTGGCCGGGCCTGGCCGACGGCTCCTACCGGATGGAGGGCGACCTCGACACCATCGCCCGGCCGCTGGACTTCGTGGGCATCAACTACTACCGGCCCATCATGCTGCGCGACGCCCCGCACACCGAGCCCGACCCGGCGCTGCGCACCGCCGCGGACATCGGCACCGAACAGGTCCCCTTCGAGGGCGTACGGCACACGACCATGGGCTGGCCGGTCGTCCCGCACACCTTCACGGACCTGCTGGTCGACCTCAAGAACCGCTACCCCGGCCTGCCGCCGCTGCTCATCACGGAGAACGGCTCGGCCGAGGACGACCGGCCCGACGCCGACGGCCGCGTGCACGACGCCGACCGCGTCGACTACCTGCGCGACCACCTGACGGCCCTGGCCGCGGCCATCGAGGCGGGGGTGGACGTACGCGGCTACTTCGTGTGGTCGCTGCTGGACAACTTCGAGTGGGCCTACGGCTACGATCGGCGCTTCGGCCTGGTCCGGGTGGACTACGAGACCCTGGAGCGCCACCCCAAGGACAGCTTCCGCTGGTACCGGGACTTCCTGCGCGACCACCGTGCGCGCAGGCGGCCGGAGGCCGACGCACGCTGA
- a CDS encoding TetR/AcrR family transcriptional regulator, whose product MLQLQNSLVELLRTKPFSQITYKEITEGVDIDRSTVYRYYNHKNQVLQAAVDVRLTAFAFRLDLTFGRMETIDGYTARLVDAWTELWLESGGLLAAASGLGAEPGPQRDWWRARLEPWTEAVREAIEVARFVEELPRDGRPARPLAELVMGTCLAAFNNELTVEHTPEHRRMVRDLLVDAVLRTMGRHRDASAGPRAPE is encoded by the coding sequence ATGCTGCAACTGCAGAACAGCCTGGTCGAGCTGTTGCGGACCAAGCCCTTCAGCCAGATCACCTACAAGGAGATCACCGAGGGCGTCGACATCGACCGGTCGACCGTGTACCGGTACTACAACCACAAGAACCAGGTCCTCCAGGCGGCCGTCGACGTGCGGCTCACCGCCTTCGCCTTCCGACTGGACCTCACGTTCGGCCGGATGGAGACCATCGACGGGTACACCGCCCGCCTGGTGGACGCCTGGACGGAGCTGTGGCTGGAGTCGGGCGGGCTGCTGGCCGCCGCCTCCGGCCTGGGCGCCGAGCCCGGCCCGCAGCGCGACTGGTGGCGCGCGCGGCTGGAGCCGTGGACCGAGGCCGTGCGGGAGGCCATCGAGGTGGCCAGGTTCGTCGAGGAGCTGCCCCGGGACGGCCGCCCGGCGCGTCCGCTGGCCGAGCTGGTCATGGGCACGTGCCTGGCCGCGTTCAACAACGAGCTGACCGTGGAGCACACGCCCGAGCACCGCCGGATGGTCCGCGACCTGCTCGTGGACGCGGTCCTGCGCACGATGGGACGGCACCGGGACGCGTCCGCGGGGCCCCGCGCCCCCGAGTGA
- a CDS encoding GNAT family N-acetyltransferase, translated as MSPTWTTRTETAADTAAVRDLTLAAFDTPLEADLVDALREDPAWIDGLSLVAVDGDGRVVAHALLTRCHVGDVPALCLGPCSVRPELQGRGAGSAVVRAALAAAAAQDEHCVVVLGHPAYYPRFGFSRASAHGIRVDAEVPDEALMALGLDPARPLPAGTVRYAPPFGI; from the coding sequence ATGAGTCCCACCTGGACCACGCGCACCGAGACCGCCGCCGACACCGCGGCGGTCCGCGACCTCACGCTCGCCGCGTTCGACACTCCGCTGGAGGCCGACCTCGTCGACGCCCTGCGCGAGGACCCCGCCTGGATCGACGGGCTCTCGCTCGTGGCGGTCGACGGTGACGGCCGCGTCGTGGCGCACGCACTGCTGACCCGCTGCCACGTCGGCGACGTCCCGGCGCTGTGCCTGGGCCCCTGCTCGGTCCGCCCCGAGCTCCAGGGGCGCGGCGCCGGGTCCGCCGTCGTCCGCGCCGCGCTGGCGGCCGCCGCGGCCCAGGACGAGCACTGCGTGGTCGTCCTGGGCCACCCGGCGTACTACCCGCGCTTCGGCTTCTCCCGTGCCTCGGCCCACGGCATCCGCGTGGACGCCGAGGTCCCGGACGAGGCCCTCATGGCGCTCGGCCTGGACCCCGCCCGCCCGCTGCCGGCCGGGACCGTCCGCTACGCCCCGCCGTTCGGGATCTGA
- a CDS encoding transcriptional regulator gives MDHHTTPDPRYARDRLARALTSALTHDDPRVREAAARRADAWYRVVDGMSEGTLEIGSRTPVRGLPAWVTPEVVHGGFATGAPAAAGPLRPHERDLVRRHGLPAERAALYAHHLTEEGLAALTALLESGEYDLELPEEAALLTVAWLLRAGDARGALDLLRVVEPFAATLCLTPRPAPREPVPPNTVFRDTVGQVDRALGRRAARTDRDGNRPKAQQEALAVWNPFADRVLSHWWETVRDGRVDAVRPVGWDARGAALLTDYARLADEHTLCSKHRRPKENLAVLLAALRESAEEGGPTARRRGQLQHAVDSMVAKRGRPGSARHTALRSVEAEQAARPTHDVLACVLRSRIADLPAASGICDPAGALAPVGEHEAAEFGVPAHWPVPEPLRRNVLRGVVGTLDELAALGVITSAEVMAGLVPALVAEAEAASAPDPALSRLLAAHHRAFSRRRSLLLLNLSSQVRPTELPWVRKTLPHRTAKDAHERAARDLLLRLGTAVLEHFPGTVVPNPMVSQFTTLNRSAGLGLPFVEELAADIFAGAFTPKFTRAAQEAGALLADSPYARYYGIDYAEVLALPAGGGHGQRRGGDAFAELCRVRAGRPGPGVAGQGMVIEQAQILTTHNLAVLVGLGVRPDRGWADLARRAHGVTMDTVAGLPRSPLPDRVRRAAFSWRQTLFFLSLCSAAEQRDVLVWMGGRARDLPVHARRRLEPLLAGLRQVVDGAPLRESATVRRFQGWSQSGYWMLDDAPATGPGQIPNGGA, from the coding sequence ATGGACCACCACACCACCCCCGACCCCCGCTACGCCCGCGACCGACTGGCCCGGGCCCTGACCTCGGCCCTCACCCACGACGACCCCCGCGTCCGTGAGGCCGCCGCGCGGCGCGCCGACGCCTGGTACCGCGTGGTCGACGGCATGTCCGAGGGCACGCTGGAGATCGGATCGCGCACTCCGGTCCGCGGCCTTCCCGCCTGGGTGACCCCGGAGGTCGTCCACGGCGGCTTCGCCACCGGCGCGCCCGCCGCCGCGGGCCCCCTGCGCCCGCACGAGCGCGACCTGGTCCGGCGGCACGGGCTGCCGGCCGAACGCGCGGCGCTGTACGCCCACCACCTCACCGAGGAGGGGCTGGCGGCGCTCACCGCGCTGCTCGAGAGCGGCGAGTACGACCTGGAACTGCCGGAGGAGGCCGCGCTCCTCACCGTGGCCTGGCTGCTGCGCGCCGGGGACGCCCGAGGCGCGCTCGACCTGCTCCGAGTCGTCGAACCCTTCGCCGCCACCCTGTGCCTGACCCCGCGTCCGGCGCCCCGCGAGCCCGTGCCCCCGAACACGGTCTTCCGCGACACCGTCGGCCAGGTCGACCGGGCCTTGGGCAGGCGCGCCGCCCGCACCGACCGCGACGGCAACCGGCCCAAGGCCCAGCAGGAGGCCCTGGCCGTGTGGAACCCGTTCGCCGACCGGGTGCTCTCCCACTGGTGGGAGACCGTCCGCGACGGCCGTGTGGACGCCGTCCGGCCCGTGGGCTGGGACGCGCGCGGCGCCGCCCTGCTCACCGACTACGCGCGCCTGGCCGACGAGCACACGCTGTGCTCCAAGCACCGCAGGCCGAAGGAGAACCTGGCCGTGTTGCTCGCCGCCCTGCGCGAGAGCGCCGAGGAGGGAGGGCCCACCGCCCGTCGCCGCGGGCAGCTCCAGCACGCCGTGGACTCCATGGTCGCCAAGCGCGGCCGGCCCGGCTCCGCCCGCCACACCGCCCTGCGCTCGGTCGAGGCCGAACAGGCGGCACGGCCCACCCACGACGTGCTGGCCTGCGTGCTGCGGTCCCGGATCGCGGACCTGCCCGCAGCGTCGGGGATCTGCGACCCGGCCGGCGCCCTGGCTCCCGTGGGCGAGCACGAGGCCGCCGAGTTCGGTGTTCCCGCCCACTGGCCCGTCCCCGAGCCGCTGCGCCGCAACGTCCTGCGGGGCGTCGTCGGCACGCTCGACGAACTGGCCGCGCTCGGTGTGATCACCTCCGCCGAGGTGATGGCCGGTCTCGTGCCCGCCCTGGTCGCGGAGGCGGAGGCCGCCTCCGCGCCCGACCCGGCGCTGAGCCGCCTGCTGGCCGCGCACCACCGCGCCTTCAGCCGGCGCCGCTCCCTGCTCCTGCTGAACCTGAGCAGCCAGGTCCGCCCGACCGAGCTGCCGTGGGTCCGCAAGACCCTGCCCCACCGCACCGCGAAGGACGCCCACGAGCGGGCGGCACGCGACCTCCTGCTCCGACTGGGCACGGCGGTCCTGGAGCACTTTCCCGGCACGGTCGTGCCCAATCCGATGGTGAGCCAGTTCACCACGCTGAACCGGAGCGCCGGACTCGGCCTGCCCTTCGTGGAGGAGCTGGCCGCCGACATCTTCGCGGGCGCCTTCACCCCGAAGTTCACCCGGGCGGCGCAGGAGGCCGGAGCGCTGTTGGCCGACAGCCCGTACGCGCGCTACTACGGCATCGACTACGCCGAGGTCCTCGCGCTGCCCGCCGGGGGCGGGCACGGCCAGAGGCGTGGCGGGGACGCCTTCGCCGAGCTGTGCCGGGTCCGCGCGGGCCGACCCGGGCCGGGCGTGGCGGGCCAGGGCATGGTGATCGAGCAGGCGCAGATCCTCACCACGCACAACCTCGCGGTCCTGGTCGGCCTCGGCGTGCGCCCGGACCGCGGCTGGGCCGACCTGGCCCGGCGCGCCCACGGGGTCACCATGGACACGGTCGCGGGTCTGCCGCGCTCTCCGCTGCCGGACCGCGTGCGGCGGGCGGCGTTCTCCTGGCGCCAGACCCTGTTCTTCCTGTCGCTGTGCTCGGCGGCGGAGCAGCGCGACGTGCTCGTGTGGATGGGCGGGCGCGCACGGGACCTGCCCGTGCACGCCCGCCGTCGCCTGGAGCCCCTGCTGGCCGGGCTGCGCCAGGTCGTGGACGGCGCACCGCTGCGCGAGTCCGCCACCGTGCGCCGCTTCCAGGGCTGGTCACAGAGCGGGTACTGGATGCTCGACGACGCCCCCGCGACCGGCCCCGGTCAGATCCCGAACGGCGGGGCGTAG